GGTCTGCAGATCACTCCGGACGCTGCCATGCAAAAAGCGCCGACGCTGGATGCGGTGATCGTCTGTGGTGGCGTGGATATTCAGCACAGCGTCAAGCGTGAGCATGTCAGCTGGTTGCAACTGCAGGCGCGCCAGGGTCGCCAGCTCGGTGCCGTGTGCACGGGTAGCTGGGCGTTGGCCAAGGCCGGTCTGCTCGATGGCTACGATTGCAGCGTGCACTGGGAGTGCCTGGCCTCGATGCAGGAAGCCTTCCCGCGTGCGGCCATCACCACCCGCCTGTTTTCCATCGACCGCAACCGCAATACCTCGTCCGGCGGCACTGCGCCGATGGACATGATGCTGCACCTGATCGGCCAACAGCATGGCCGCGAGCTGGCGGCCGGTATCTCGGAAATGTTCATCTACGAGCGCATCCGCAACGAGCAGGATCACCAGCGTGTGCCGCTCAAGCACATGCTCGGCAGCAACCAGCCCAAGTTGCAGGAAATCGTCGCGCTGATGGAGGCGAATCTGGAGGAGCCGATCGACCTCGACGAACTGGCCTGCTTCGTCGACATCTCCCGTCGCCAACTCGAGCGCCTGTTCCAGAAGTACCTGCACTGCTCGCCGTCGCGCTACTACCTGAAGCTGCGCCTGATTCGTGCACGGCAACTACTCAAGCAGACCAGCATGTCGATCATCGAAGTGGCGTCGGTCTGCGGCTTCGTATCCACCCCGCATTTCTCCAAGTGCTATCGCGAGTATTTTGGCATTCCGCCGCGCGACGAGCGTGCCGGCCAGCAAGGCAACAACCTGGTGATGCTGCTGCCGATTCCCGAGCAGCAGGTCAACTCCAGCGCGGTACTGGCGCTCAACCGTGCGCAAGGTGAGTCGACCTTTGCCAGTGTGCGTATCTGAATCGAGCGGCAATGAAACGGGGCGCCATTGGCGCCCCGTTTTCGTTTTCAGTGGTAATTGTTTCGGTGGGCTAAAGCCCACCCTACGTATGAAACGGATCGCCGTCCGGCCTACCTACGCGGTGCGCTGTAGTCGATGTAGGGTGGGCTTTAGCCCACCAACCTCTGCCTTGTAGGCCTTTGGTCGGCCGAGGCGGATCGCTCCCGGCGCACTCGGCAAGTCTTAAGCAGATCAAGCCGGCTTCGGCACTAGCGCCGGCAGCAGGTGGCGGCTGATGGCCTCACGCACGTTCGGCAGCAGGGTGGCACTGCCGCCAAGCAACTCTTCCACCAGTCGGCGCAGGGCCACGGCGCGTTCGGCGCTGAGGCCGCTGACGGCCAGTTCGCAGGCCTGCTCGGGCGTGACGCCGGGCGGAATGCTCAGGCCTAGCGCGATCAGGCGTTCACGGAAGTCTTCCTGGTCGATCAGATCGGCATGCATCATGGTCGTGGCTCCTTGTGGCGAGGCAGGCGCTGCGCAGTTGGTCTTCAGCCCTCGGTCAGCGCAGAACCCCTTCTTCGATCAATAGTTTGAAGATAGCCTCTGCACCTTCCTGTGGCGAGACGTCCTTGAGGATCTGGCCGCCGCCACCACTGGCTTTGGCCGTCGCCGCCTTCATCCGTTCCGCGCCGGTCTTGGCCTTGATCACCTTCAGGCGCTTGGGCCTTGGCTTGGCCGGCTGCAGGCTGGCCTCGGCCAGCAGGGCGTCATCCACCACGGTGACTTCGTGGGCTTCGATCTGCCCGCGTCGCGCCGGGCCGAAGGCGCTTTGGCGAGCGACCGGGGCGGCGTTGTCGACGCTGGCGACGCATGGCAGGCGCACCTTGAGGCGGCGCCGTTGGCCGCGCGGCAGGGCTTGTAGCACCTGGGCGACGCCGTTTTCGACCTTCTCCACTTCCGCCAGGCCGACCACCATCGGCCAGCCTAGGCGCTCGGCCAGCAGGAACGGCAGCATGCCGGAGCCTTCGCCGGTTTCCGCCTGGCTGCCGGTGAGCACCAGCTGCGTGCGGCTGCCTTGCAGGTAATCGACCAGCAGCGGCAGGGCGTCGGCGCCTTCCGGTTGTTCCAGCACATCAAGCTGCTCCAGACCCATGCCCAGATAACCTCGCAGGGCTTCGGCCTGCGGGTCGCCGGCGTGCAGCAGTTGCAGATTCTGACCGCCCAGGCGCAGGCCAAGCTCCACCGCGCGGGCGTCCTGCTCGGCGCGGCGTGGGCGGCCCGAGGTCGGGTGGGCGCCGACCGAGACCAGAGCGACGATATTCAGATCAGTCATGGTGTCCCCGTAGCCCGGATGCAATCCGGGAAAGCTGATGGTGACCCCGGATCGCATCCGGGTTACGCAGCATCACGTTTTCCTGCCTGGCGCCAGGCAGCAACGTGTTCGATCAGTGCGGCAAGGATCGCCGCCGAGTCGCCGATCACCGAAAGGTCGGCGCGTTTGATCATGTCGCAGCCGGGGTCCATGTTCACCGCCACCACCTTGTCGCAGGCGCCGATGCCCTGCAGATGCTGGATGGCGCCAGAAATACCGACGGCCAGGTAGACGCGGGCGGTGACCCAGGTACCGGTGGCGCCTACCTGGCGGTTGCGCGGCATGAAGCCGTCGTCGACCGCGACGCGTGAGGCGCCTTCGGTGGCGCCGAGGGCAACGGCGGCCTGGTGGAACAGCTTCCAGTTCTTCACGCCGTTGCCGCCGGAGAGGATGAACTCGGCTTCGGCCATGGGAATCTGTGCAGGGTCGACGGCCACCGGGCCGAGATCTTCGACGCGTGGCAGGCTGTGGGCGATTTTTTCGGCCAGCTCCAGGGTGCGGGCTTCATGACGAGTGTCGCTGACCGGCTCGGCGCATTCGGCGGCAGCCAGGATCAACCGTGGCAGCGCGCGCTGGATATCCTGCTGGCCACTGCCGGCACGGCCGATGGCCTGCTCGCCGGCGACCTGCCAGACGCGCGTCGCCGGGCGCTCACCGAGCTTGGCGGCAAGGCGTCGGCCCAGCTCGCCGCCACCGGTGCGGCTGTCGGGTAGCAGCCAGTGACGCGGTGCCAGTTGGCTCTCCACGGCGCTCAGCGCCAGTACGCGGGCTTCTGGGGCGTAGCCGTCGAAGGCATCGCCGACGATACGCAGCAGACGGTCGACGCCGGCCGTGTCGAAAGCGCTTTCCTTGTCTTCACCGAAGATCACGGCAACTACGGCACCGCTATCGCCGGCCAGCTTGCGCGCCAGTCCGAGCAGATCCTTGTCATGGCTGGACAGACGGCCACCGACCATGTCTGGCACCACGCAGATGTGGAAGGCCGGTTGCTCGACCACGTGCAGCGGCAGTTGCACCTCGACACTGGCACTGCTGCGTTTGCCGCTGGTGCCCTGCTGGGCGCCGCTGCGGTCGATACGCTTGAGCCCGGCGGGGCCGATGAAACCGGCGGCGATGGCGTGCGGGTTCTTGCGGATGATGCCGTTGGGGCCCATCCAACTGGTTTCGGCCTTCTGCATCGACGCATGCAACGGGTGCAGGCGGTTGCGGGCGATCCACTCGGCGCGAGGGTCGCGGCGGATGATGTCGCTCATGCTGCGTTCTCCTGGTCAGGCACGGACGGTTCCCTCGCCCCCTTGGGGGAGAGGGTTAGGGAGAGGGGGAAGCAGGCGACGTTGTGGTGGCCGGACATGCCATCTCCCCCGGCCCCTCTCCCGCAAGCGGGAGAGGGGAGGCAAGCGGTTAGCGGCTTCATCACTGCACCTCCGCCAGTTCGCGCTTGGTGGCAGGGTGCTTGGCCGGTACTTCGGTGGCTTCGATCAGCACTTCTGCAACCAGCTCGGCGATGTCCTTGATCTCCGGACGCGGTGCGACCACGCCTTCGAGCATCGCCGTGCACTGCGGGCAGCCCACGGCCACCACTTCGGCGCCGGTTTCCTTGATGTCGACCATGCGCATGTCGGGAATCCGCTGCTTGCCGGGGATGTCGGTGATCGGTGCGCCGCCGCCGCCGCCGCAGCAGCGCGAACGGAAGCCGGAACGCTCCATCTCCTTGACCTCGATGCCGATGGCATTGAGCACGGCGCGTGGCGCCTCGTACTCGCCGTTGTAGCGGCCGAGGTAGCACGGATCGTGGTAGGTGACGCTGGCGGCCTTGCTCTGGCCGAGATTCAGCGAGCCCTTGCGCACCAGCTCGTCGATAAAGGTGCTGTGGTGCAGCACCTGGTAGTCGCCGCCAAGTGCGCCGTATTCGTTCTTCAGTACGTGGAAGCTGTGCGGGTCGCAGCTGACGATGCGCTTGAAGCGATACTTGGCCAGGGTGGCGATGTTGCGCTTGGCCAGGTGCTGGAAGGTCGCTTCGTCGCCGAGACGGCGCGCCACGTCGCCGCTGTCGCGCTCTTCCAGGCCCAGAACGGCGAAGTCGACGTCGGCAGCCTTGAGGATCTTCACAAAGGCTCTCAGCGTTCTCTGATTGCGCATATCGAAGGCGCCGTCGCCGACCCAGAACAACACGTCGGTTTCCTGCTTGTCGGCCAGCAGCGGCAGGTTCAGGTCGGCGGCCCAGTTCAGCCGGCCACCCGGATTGAAGCCGCCCGGGTTGTCGGTGGCGATCAGGTTGTCCAGCACCTCGGCGCCCTTGTTGGGAGTCGCCCCCTTCTCAAGCGTGAGATGACGGCGCATATCGACGATGGCATCGACGTGCTCGATCATCATCGGGCATTCCTCGACGCAGGCGCGGCAGGTGGTGCACGACCATAGGGTGTCGGCATCCACCAGCGCCTTGCCTTGCAGCGAGACGATGGGCTGATGCGGACCGCCGCTGTGTTCGCCTAGCGGTTTGCCGGGGTAGGGGCTGCCGGCAAAGTTGGCGTCATTGCCACCGGCCAGGCCGATGACCATGTCCTGGATCAGTTTTTTCGGGTTCAGCGGCTGGCCGGCGGCGAACGCCGGGCACATGGCCTCGCATTTGCCGCACTGCACGCAGGCGTCGAAGCCGAGCAACTGGTTCCAGGTGAAGTCGGTGGGTTTTTCCACGCCCAGCGGGGCTTTCGGGTCGTCCAAATCGAGGGCTTTCAAGCCCGTAGAGCGGCCACCGCCGAAGCGTTCGCTGCGACGGTGCCAGGCCAGATGCAGGGCGCCGGCGAAGGCGTGCTTCATTAGGCCGCCCCAGGTCATGCCCAGGAACAACTCGGACACGCCCCAGGCCACGCCAACGGCGAGGATGGCCGCGAGCACCCAGCCACCGAAACCGACCGGCAGAATCCCGGCCACCGGCAGCGTGGCGATGAAGAAGCTCGCCGCGAACATCAGCAGGCTTTTCGGCAGGCGCATCCATGGGCCTTTCGACAGGCGCGATGGCGGGTCGAGACGACGCTTGGCGACGAACAGAGCGCCGACGAACATCAGCACCGTGGCGGCCAGCAGGGCGAAGCCGAGGATACGGTTATGCAGGCCGAAACCGTGCACGACGATGGCCAGCACTGCCGCCAGCACGAAGCCACCGGCGGTGGCCACGTGGGTCTTGGACATGTACTTGTCGCGCTCGACTACATGGTGCAGGTCGACCAGATAGCGACGCGGCATCTTCAGCAGGCCGCCGATCCAGTCGACTTTCGACGGTCTGCCGCGCCGCCATATGAAAAAGCGCTTGGCCGCCCCGATGACCGCGAGGGCCAGGGCGGCGAAGATCAGGATGGGGAGAATGGTTTGCAGCATTTGCTTACCCTCACAGGGTTGATCGTTCCCACGTCGAGGCGTCGAACCGTCCGCGTGGTAACGCATCGCCGGACGCTCTGCTTCCAGCGCTTGTGACGCAGAGCGTCACGGCGCCAGGTCTCCCACGCAGAGCGTGGGAGCCATCATCCAATTGGGATCAGAAGTCCTTGCACAGGCGTAAGGCGTCGTAGATCGCCGCGTGAGTGTTGCGCTGGGCCACGCAGTCGCCGATGCGAAACAGCAGGTAGCCATCGCCCGACTCGCTCAGGCACGGCTGCGGCTTGATCGCGAACAGCGCTTCCACGTCGATCTGGCCCTTGTTGCGTGAGCCCTGCTTGAGTGCGTAGTACAGCGACTCGTCAGGACGCACGCCGTTCTCCACCACCACCTGGTCGACTACGCGCTCTTCCTTGGCGCCGGTGTATTCGTTCTCCAGCACCGCCACCAGTTTGTCGCCCTCGCGGTAGACCTTCTCCAGCATCATGTCGCCGGTCATGATCACTTCCTTGGGGTAGAGGCTTCGGTAGTAGGTCGGGAAACTGGTGCCGCCGATGGCCACGCCCGGCTTGATATCGTCGGTAACGATCTCCACCTGCGCGCCCTTGTCGGCGAGGAAGTCGGCGACCGACATGCCGGTAAATTCACAGATGGTGTCGTACACCAGCACGTTCTTGCCCGGCGCCACCTTGCCCGAGAGCACGTCCCAGCTACTGACCACCAGGCCTTCGGCCGCGCCCCAGTGCTCGTTCTGTTCGAGGAAGGGATGGCCGCCGTTGGCCAGCACGATGATGTCCGGGCGCAGATCGTGAATGCTCGCTTCATCGGCGCCGGTGCCCAGGCGCAGATCGATGCCCAAACGTGCCAGCTCCAGTTGATACCAGCGGGTGATGCCGGCGATCTGGTCACGCTGCGGCGCTTTGGCGGCGATGGTGATCTGCCCGCCCAGTTGTTCCTGCTTCTCGAACAGGGTCACGTCATGGCCACGCTCGGCGGCGACGCGAGCGGCTTCCATACCAGCCGGGCCGCCGCCGACGATCACCACCTTGCGCTTGGCGCCGGTGGATTTCTCGATGATGTGCGGTACGCCCATGTATTCACGGCTGGTGGCGGCGTTCTGGATGCACAGCACGTCCAGGCCCTGGTACTGGCGGTCGATGCAGTAGTTGGCGCCGACGCATTGTTTGATCTGGTCGACCTGGCCCATCTTGATCTTGGCGATCAGGTGCGGGTCGGCGATGTGCGCGCGGGTCATGCCGACCATGTCGACGTAGCCGCCTTCGAGGATACGCGTGGCCTGGTTCGGGTCTTTGATGTTCTGTGCGTGCAGCACCGGCACCTTGACCACCTCCTTGATGCCGGCCGCCAGGTGCAGGAAGGGCTCCGGCGGGTAGCTCATGTTCGGAATCACGTTGGCCAGGGTGTTGTGGGTGTCGCACCCTGATCCAACGACGCCGATGAAATCGATCATGCCGGTGGCGTCGTAGTAGGCCGCGATCTGCTTCATGTCCTCATGGGACAGGCCGTCCGGGTGGAATTCGTCGCCGCAGATGCGCATGCCGACGCAGAAGTCGTCACCGACCTCGGCGCGCACGGCCTTGAGCACTTCTAGGCCGAACTTCATGCGGCCCTCGAAGGTGCCGCCCCATTCGTCAGTACGCTTGTTCACGCGCGGCGACCAGAACTGGTCGATCATGTGCTGGTGCACGGCGGACAGCTCGACACCGTCCAGGCCGCCTTCCTTGGCACGACGCGCCGCTTGCGCGTAGTTGCCGATCACCCGCCAGATTTCCTCGACCTCGATGGTCTTGCAGGTGGCGCGGTGCACCGGTTCACGGATGCCGGACGGCGACATCAGGGTCGGCCAGTGGTAGCCGTCCCAACGCGAGCGGCGGCCCATATGGGTAATCTGGATCATGATCTTGGCGCCATGCTTGTGCATGGCGTCGGCCAGGTTCTGGAAGTGCGGGATGATGCGGTCGGTGGACAGGTTGACCGAACTCCACCACTGCTGCGGGCTGTCGATGGCCACCACCGATGAGCCGCCACAGATCGCCAGGCCGATGCCGCCCTTGGCCTTCTCTTCGTAGTACTTCACGTAGCGCTCGGTGGTCATGCCGCCGTCGGTGGCGTAGACCTCGGCGTGCGCGGTGGAGAGCACGCGGTTGCGGATGGTCAGCTTGCCGATCTGGATCGGCTGGAACATTGCTTCGAAGGCCATTACGGCATCCTCACGGTAAGCGCTCTAGCGTTGGGGGGGCGCTGGTCGCTCCCACGTATTTCTTGTGGGTGACTCAGAGTGGCCGGGTGACGAACAGGCCGTCGTCATGGCCTTCTTCGGCACCGCTATATTCCTGCACGGTGATGGTGCGGATCGGGCTGCCCTTGGCAGCGAGAATCTGGTCGATGGCGCCGGAGAACCAGCCGGTGAACATGTAATCCACCTTGCGATTCACCTTGCCGTACACGTAAACGAAGGCCGAATGCTTGAGCTTGACCTCGGCATGGCCGGTTTCCAGGTCGAGCTTCTGCGTTTCGAACAGCCCCCAGCCGCGCTGCGACAGGCGCTTCATGTAGTGCTCGAATACCGCAGCGCCGGAAATGCCGTGGCACTCTGCTTCCTTCTCGCACCAGTGCCAGGCGGATTTGTAGCCGGCCTTGTAGAGGATCTCGGCGTACTTCTCGGCGCCGAGCACTTCCTCGATGCCCATGTGGTTGTTGACGAAGAAGTGGCGCGGCACGTAGAGCATCGGCAGGGCGTCGGTGGTCCAGACGCCGGTTTCGTCGTCGACTTCGATGGGCATTTCGGGGGCGTGGGTGGCCATGTGTTGTTAACTCCAGAATTCGTTGTCTGATCGTTCCCACGCTTTGCGTGGTAACGCCTCATTGGACGCTCTGCGTCCGCTTCTGTGACGCAGAGCGTCACGGGCTGCATTCCCACGCTGAGCGCGGGAATGATCATGGGATAGGGAGGGGCTCACTCGCCCCAGACGTCGGCCAGAACTCTTACCCAGTTCTCACCCATGATCTTGCGCACCACGCGCTCGGAATGGCCGCGCCCCAGCAGGGTTTCGGTGAGGTTGGGGAATTCGCCGACGGTACGGATACCCAGCGGGTTGATGATCTTGCCGAAGTTGGTCAGGCGACGGGCGTAGCCCTTGTCGTGGGTCAGGTACTCGAAGAAGTCCTGGCCGTGGCCCTGGGTGAAGTCGGTACCGATGCCGATGGCATCTTCACCGACGATGTTCATCACGTACTCGATGGCTTCGGCGTAGTCGTCGATGGTCGAGTCGATGCCCTTGGCCAGGAATGGCGCGAACATGGTCACGCCAACGAAGCCGCCGTGGTCGGCGATGAATTTCAGCTCTGCGTCGGATTTGTTGCGCGGGTGCTCTTTCAGGCCCGAGGGCAGGCAGTGGGAGTAGCAGACCGGCTTCTTCGATTCGAGGATGACTTCCTCGGAAGTCTTGCTGCCAACGTGGGACAGGTCGCACATGATGCCGACGCGGTTCATCTCGGCGACGATCTCGCGGCCGAAGCCGGACAGGCCGCCGTCACGCTCGTAGCAGCCGGTGCCGATCAGGTTCTGGGTGTTGTAGCACATCTGTACGATGCCGACGCCGAGCTGCTTGAACACCTCGACGTAGCCGATCTGGTCCTCGAACGCATGAGCGTTCTGAAAGCCGTAGATGATGCCGGTCTTGCCCTGCTCCTTGGCCTTGCGGATGTCGGCGGTGGTGCGTACCGGCATCACCAGGTCGCTGTTCTCGCGGATCAGCTTGCTGCTGGCAGCGATGCTGTTGACGGTGGCCTGGAACCCTTCCCACACCGATACGGTGCAGTTGGCGGCGGTCAGGCCGCCCTTGCGCATGTCCTCGAACAGCTCACGGTTCCACTTGGCGATGATCAGACCGTCGATGACGATGCTGTCGGCGTGCAATTGCGCTGGGCTCATCAGGCTTGTCCCCTAAACGGATGCGCCGAGTCGGTCGTCGGCGCTTTGGGGAGAGCTTATCCCTGGGGGGCGGGGCGACCCGGTGCAAAAACGACTGGGGGTTTGCCGAAAGCGTCAAGCCAAGGTCGTGAATGGATACGTCATGAGCAGACGGTCATTTCGGTTTGTACGCGCAATACCCCGGCCGTGGGCCGACCTTGGGGTGATGACGGCAGGTGTCAGGACGTTTTTCGTAGACGGTGCACAGGCGCGTCTTGCGGTCGAGGAACAGGCAGTCGTTGTTGGACATGCGCGTCAGGGTGAAGATGCCCGACTTTTGATTGAAGCGCTCGACGATGCCGTCCTTTTGCAGGCGTTTGGCGATGTTCTTCGGCGGCTCGCTGCGCTCGAACTCGTCGACTAGCTCCAGGCGGATCAGGTCGTTCAGGCGCACTTCCACCGGCAGGGTGCAGCAACTGGAGATGCAGCTATGGCACATGTCGGCGGTGTATTTGGCCCAGGTTTCCAGGCGGTCGATTTCTGCAGCGGCTATCAGGCGGGGCTTCATCATGGTTTGGGCTGTCGTGCGGTCTGCGCCGCTGCTGTCACGGGGGCGGCGATAATAGCGGGCGCGCCGCATTTGTGAAGCACCGGCTGGCGGTTGGGTGCTTTGCGTTGTGCCTGTGAACGGCTTGGCAATCGTCTCTCTGGGTGTTGCCTGGTGCGCCTCCTATACTGCTGCCCTGTCGCGGGCGGCAGTGTGGGCGCGGGGCGATCTCTTTCTCAGGGCTGGGACATAACGCATGCAATGGATCTTCATGCTGGTCGGTTTGGTGCTCGGCGTGGGCGCCGGCGAGTCGCTCACGGGCGCGCTGCTTGGCGGCCTGATCGGCCTCAGTCTGGGCCAGGCGTTGCGCCTGCAGGGGCTGGAGACGCGCAACGCGCAACTGGCTGCGCAGCTCAAGGATTTTGCCGAGCGCTTCGAGCGCGGCACCCGTGCCATGCACGAACGTCTGCTCAAGGTGGAGCAGGGCGAGCTCAGTGAGCCGGAAGCGGCTGCCGCGTCTACTGAACCCCTCATCGAGGCTGTCGCCGAATCGTTGCCCGCAACGGTCGTTGCCGAAGAGCCTGTGCCAGAGCTTGACTGGACGCTCGACCCCTTGCCTGAAATCGAACCCTCGCGGCCTGTCGAAGCGCCCGAACCCCTGGCTGCGCAGGTCGCCCATCAGCCCCAGCCGGCCGTGCAGCAAAACCCCTGGCGCGAGCAAGCACCGCGCGAACCGAACCTGATCGAGCGTGGTATCGCAGCGGCCAGAGCCTGGCTGTTGGGTGGCAACACCGTGCTGCGGGTTGGCGTGGTGTTGCTGTTCCTCGGCCTGGCCTTCCTCCTGCGCTACGCCACTGAAGGCGTCGAGGTGCCGGTAGAGTTGCGCTACATGGGCGTGGCGGCCAGTGCCCTGGCCTTGCTCGGCCTCGGTTGGTGGCTGCGCCGGCGTAACCCCGGCTACGCCCTGGTGTTGCAGGGCACCGGCATCGCCGTGCTGTACCTGACGGTATTCGCCGCCATGCGTTTGCATCCACTGCTCGATCCGGGGCTGGCGCTTGGCCTGCTGGTGGCGGTGACGCTGTTTTCGGCGATTCTCGCCGTGCAGCAGAACGCCCTGGGCCTGGCGGCGGCTGCAGCACTCGGTGGCTTTGCCGCGCCGATTCTGACGTCTACTGGCAGCGGCAATCATGTCGCGCTGTTTTCCTACTTCGCCCTGCTCAATGCCGGCATCTTCGCCATCGCCTGGTTCAAGGCCTGGCGTCTGCTCAACCTGATCGGCTTCGTCGGCACCTTCGGCATCGGTTTCGCCTGGGGCCTGCGTTCCTATACGCCGGATTTGCTGGGCAGTACGCAGCCGTTCCTGCTGTTGTTCTTCCTGATGTACGTGGCCATCGGTTTGCTGTTCGCTCGCCGCACCCTGCGTGACGCGGCGGATGCGCCCGAGGCGCGTGATGAATTGCTGCGCTGGTCGCTACGGCGTGGCGATTACGTCGATGCCACCACGCTGTTTGGTCCGCCGCTGGTCGGCTTCGGCCTGCAGGTGGCGCTGGTGCGGCATATCGAGTTCGCCGCTGCATTCAGCGCGCTCGGCATGGGGCTGTTCTATTTGCTGTTGGCGCGCGTGCTCAAGGCGCGTGCCGGCGAACGTGCGCTGCTGCTGGTGGAAACCTGCCTGGCGCTCGGCGTGGTGTTTGCCAGCCTGGCGATTCCGCTTGGCCTGGATGCGCGCTGGACGGCGGCTGCTTGGGCCGTGGAGGGCGCCGGTATTTATTGGCTCGGTCTGCGTCAGGGCCGGCCACTGGCGCGTGCCTTCGCCCTGTTGCTGCAGGTGGGCGCGGCGCTGGCCTTCGTCAGTGGTCTGGATTTCGGCTACGACAGCCTGCTCGACGGCTCGCCGTTGGGTGCGCTGATGCTCGGTGCGGCGCTGCTGTTCAGCTATTGGCAGTTGCGCTCGATGCCCGATGCGGCCAACGCCTGGGAACGCCACCTGCTGCCCTGGTTGGGCCTGGCCGGGCTGGCGTTTCTCTACCTGATCGCACCGCTGCTGTTCGAGGCGCCCGGCACCGCCATCGCCTGGGCGCTGGCCGGCCTGGCGACGCTGTTCGTCGGCCTGCGCATCGCCGCGCCGAGCTTCGTCTACAGCGCATTCGCCGTGCAGTTGCTCGGTGGGCTGCTATTCCTCGGGCAGATGGCGCTGGATTCGCTGGTTGGCCGCAGCGGCTTCAGCGCTGGTTGGTTTGGCTTGCTGGCGGCGTCGATGGTCGGTCTGGGGCTGATCGCCGGCATGCTGCTGGCCGCGCGCGATCCGCAGATTCGAGAGAATCGCCGCCTGCTCGGCGCCCTGTCGCTGGTGCTGCTGGTGGGGCTGGTGTTCATCAACCTGGCGGTGCTGTTCGTGCTGCCCTGGGTGGCGGCAGCGGCGGTGTGGGGCGGCAGCGGTTTGCTGATTCTCTGGCTGGCGCTGTATCTCGGGCAGCGCGCGGCCTTCCTCTTCAGTCTGCTGCTGCAGGTGTTTGCCGGTCTGGCCTTCCTTGCGGCCGGGCCGTTGCTGCTGAACGGGGTCACGGGCGAAGGGCTGTCGCCGCTGGCGCATACCGGCTTCTGGACACCCGCTGTGCTCGGCCTGGCTGCGCAGATTGGCGCCTGGCGTCTGCACAGCCTGGCGCGCAGCGGGCGGGAGATTGGTCTCGATGGCGTCAGCCTGCAGCGCCTGGGGCAGCTCTTGCTGGCCTGGGGCGCGGCCTGGTGGGCGCTGGCATTGGTCAGCGAGGTGCTGCGCTTCGTCAGCAGCGAGCTGCAGGCCAGTGTGTTGCTGATTCTGGCGGCCCTGTCGGCACTCACCTGGATGCTGCTGGCACTGCGCACGGGCTGGCGCGACCTGGCCGTGCTGTGCAGCCTGCTGGCGCCGTTGGCCGGTCTGATCCTGGCGTATGCCTGGCATCCGTTGTATCACCCGGCCGCGAACTACGGCTGGCTGGCCTGGGGTATCGTGATCGTCGCGCATCTATTGACGCTGAGGCGCCTGAGCGAGCAACTGCCGAGCCGTGCCGCCAGCATCGCCCATGTGCTTGGCTGCTGGTTGCTGCTCGGCGTGCTGGCGCTGGAGCTGCGCTACCTGCTGCTGAGCCTGGCCGATCACTACAACGCCTGGCGTTGGCTGGGCTGGGCGCTGCTGCCGACCGCCTATCTAT
This region of Pseudomonas wenzhouensis genomic DNA includes:
- a CDS encoding electron transfer flavoprotein subunit alpha/FixB family protein; this translates as MSDIIRRDPRAEWIARNRLHPLHASMQKAETSWMGPNGIIRKNPHAIAAGFIGPAGLKRIDRSGAQQGTSGKRSSASVEVQLPLHVVEQPAFHICVVPDMVGGRLSSHDKDLLGLARKLAGDSGAVVAVIFGEDKESAFDTAGVDRLLRIVGDAFDGYAPEARVLALSAVESQLAPRHWLLPDSRTGGGELGRRLAAKLGERPATRVWQVAGEQAIGRAGSGQQDIQRALPRLILAAAECAEPVSDTRHEARTLELAEKIAHSLPRVEDLGPVAVDPAQIPMAEAEFILSGGNGVKNWKLFHQAAVALGATEGASRVAVDDGFMPRNRQVGATGTWVTARVYLAVGISGAIQHLQGIGACDKVVAVNMDPGCDMIKRADLSVIGDSAAILAALIEHVAAWRQAGKRDAA
- the dgcB gene encoding dimethylglycine demethylation protein DgcB — encoded protein: MLQTILPILIFAALALAVIGAAKRFFIWRRGRPSKVDWIGGLLKMPRRYLVDLHHVVERDKYMSKTHVATAGGFVLAAVLAIVVHGFGLHNRILGFALLAATVLMFVGALFVAKRRLDPPSRLSKGPWMRLPKSLLMFAASFFIATLPVAGILPVGFGGWVLAAILAVGVAWGVSELFLGMTWGGLMKHAFAGALHLAWHRRSERFGGGRSTGLKALDLDDPKAPLGVEKPTDFTWNQLLGFDACVQCGKCEAMCPAFAAGQPLNPKKLIQDMVIGLAGGNDANFAGSPYPGKPLGEHSGGPHQPIVSLQGKALVDADTLWSCTTCRACVEECPMMIEHVDAIVDMRRHLTLEKGATPNKGAEVLDNLIATDNPGGFNPGGRLNWAADLNLPLLADKQETDVLFWVGDGAFDMRNQRTLRAFVKILKAADVDFAVLGLEERDSGDVARRLGDEATFQHLAKRNIATLAKYRFKRIVSCDPHSFHVLKNEYGALGGDYQVLHHSTFIDELVRKGSLNLGQSKAASVTYHDPCYLGRYNGEYEAPRAVLNAIGIEVKEMERSGFRSRCCGGGGGAPITDIPGKQRIPDMRMVDIKETGAEVVAVGCPQCTAMLEGVVAPRPEIKDIAELVAEVLIEATEVPAKHPATKRELAEVQ
- a CDS encoding electron transfer flavoprotein subunit beta: MTDLNIVALVSVGAHPTSGRPRRAEQDARAVELGLRLGGQNLQLLHAGDPQAEALRGYLGMGLEQLDVLEQPEGADALPLLVDYLQGSRTQLVLTGSQAETGEGSGMLPFLLAERLGWPMVVGLAEVEKVENGVAQVLQALPRGQRRRLKVRLPCVASVDNAAPVARQSAFGPARRGQIEAHEVTVVDDALLAEASLQPAKPRPKRLKVIKAKTGAERMKAATAKASGGGGQILKDVSPQEGAEAIFKLLIEEGVLR
- the dgcA gene encoding dimethylglycine demethylation protein DgcA, with protein sequence MAFEAMFQPIQIGKLTIRNRVLSTAHAEVYATDGGMTTERYVKYYEEKAKGGIGLAICGGSSVVAIDSPQQWWSSVNLSTDRIIPHFQNLADAMHKHGAKIMIQITHMGRRSRWDGYHWPTLMSPSGIREPVHRATCKTIEVEEIWRVIGNYAQAARRAKEGGLDGVELSAVHQHMIDQFWSPRVNKRTDEWGGTFEGRMKFGLEVLKAVRAEVGDDFCVGMRICGDEFHPDGLSHEDMKQIAAYYDATGMIDFIGVVGSGCDTHNTLANVIPNMSYPPEPFLHLAAGIKEVVKVPVLHAQNIKDPNQATRILEGGYVDMVGMTRAHIADPHLIAKIKMGQVDQIKQCVGANYCIDRQYQGLDVLCIQNAATSREYMGVPHIIEKSTGAKRKVVIVGGGPAGMEAARVAAERGHDVTLFEKQEQLGGQITIAAKAPQRDQIAGITRWYQLELARLGIDLRLGTGADEASIHDLRPDIIVLANGGHPFLEQNEHWGAAEGLVVSSWDVLSGKVAPGKNVLVYDTICEFTGMSVADFLADKGAQVEIVTDDIKPGVAIGGTSFPTYYRSLYPKEVIMTGDMMLEKVYREGDKLVAVLENEYTGAKEERVVDQVVVENGVRPDESLYYALKQGSRNKGQIDVEALFAIKPQPCLSESGDGYLLFRIGDCVAQRNTHAAIYDALRLCKDF
- a CDS encoding GlxA family transcriptional regulator; the protein is MSQSAQGPQPQNRVTQSVGFLLLDNFTLISLASAIEPLRMANQLSGKELYRWHTLTHDGLPVCASDGLQITPDAAMQKAPTLDAVIVCGGVDIQHSVKREHVSWLQLQARQGRQLGAVCTGSWALAKAGLLDGYDCSVHWECLASMQEAFPRAAITTRLFSIDRNRNTSSGGTAPMDMMLHLIGQQHGRELAAGISEMFIYERIRNEQDHQRVPLKHMLGSNQPKLQEIVALMEANLEEPIDLDELACFVDISRRQLERLFQKYLHCSPSRYYLKLRLIRARQLLKQTSMSIIEVASVCGFVSTPHFSKCYREYFGIPPRDERAGQQGNNLVMLLPIPEQQVNSSAVLALNRAQGESTFASVRI